A window of the Isosphaera pallida ATCC 43644 genome harbors these coding sequences:
- a CDS encoding Hpt domain-containing protein, whose protein sequence is MSNFVRRDDLTGFLHEADEALPAIRQAVEDALIDPDQSHRLTEAHRLAHSIRGAAAMVRLEPMARLLSIQEELLEDLIYQADSPSEQTAELLLTCFETIDSALSLLRDLLGGPAVEDDAARLAAVAVESLEPLTRSIDARYLPYRADHPKVFSSPTLLDEESDRDEEMDTPAQDFDSFSFEPSDKSESDQLNQSDPDSIDLADRVAHLGLDPAEGLLNDPLALVQALDRLDPVVLDRFDAIEPELREVFAEEAEDHLQQLRINLQRLHQSRDDHEAQKAIRRSAHTLKGAAGLVGLHGFSRIAKRLENLIDYLHDHHLELRPATFALVETAINLLEQQWSGQFEPEAMRERVADLLARIDLLLDPPALSQVSGTAATTPALSPISPPVAETIAASSRSLSDEVAAALWDKQSNLNLVRTTDTPTTPGSDFEAIDPELLQVFAQEAEDHLRSIDDSLRLLGRNPEDFEALDELRRAIHTLKGAAGSVKFGILTRLTHRMEDVLDWVAIRAQPIRPELHELLQRTMDVITELIEHPQPTTTASVPALLSRYDDLLARARAEVVSEPGFPIDPPIHTTPLSVPTVDPQSLSGLLQHGATSGPLSEALGAPSGSFGSRSGATPSFSSPPLPVGGPSGASLPPSPMESLGAETSSGEFASHAGSGEFAGYPGSGEFPVSPLPHLPASTPEDAVPAASSPATSEIPESIRLLFPPVPLDDIDKIPPELLEVFAQEAEDHLRAIYSALAILERNPSQIEAFREIRRSVHTLKGSAGLVKLNGLTQMAHQMEHLLDRLGDHPGEIGPDLHAVLIDATDVLLDMSIGQYDHEVMRAAIEKVQRELAQQLIQVQARHLSQSSTGSSVVSRASSGLEADSIDWSAEFGALADPAISAPTPTDPVGAVPVATATSPAAGVGPRVSGEPSRKPSEMLRVPLERIDDLVRLVSELVINRTAYEQRMADLSRMAEEIQASVDRLRVISNDLETQYEVSALARGRLTWLADPTGSPSANPTPAVNGQASGSPNGTPSTHSAARSETAEVFDFLASRRRGEFDELEMDRYTQFHLLTRSLSEVSSDLNTLAGDLFGLISDFGGLATRQGRLTREIQDKLMRVRMVPLGTLNNQLQRTVRSVAEQMGKKVDLILEGEQIELEKTVLEEMVEPFLHLLRNAVDHGVETPAVRRERGKPERARIEVRASYQGTQVVLQVRDDGNGIDPQALRAAAVRNGLLSTAEAEALSRDEALQLIFVPGISTAREVSEISGRGVGMDVVKTKILRLKGTLTLESTLGQGTTFTIRLPMSLAITRALLVEAGDRLYAIPVQSITQLSRIDRDRIQQVGRERFIRLGERLLPLVRLADVLDLPATPAESTEPNVPIVVVGLGGRFVAVAVDQLVANREIVVKTLGNHLRRVHGLIGATLMGDGTVVPILNLVELIQEPGRVDLARKVGPVASSSTSPATAPSSAAEAVATALPSAAPLVPPTKSAEGSLSTRGSKKLGSRNRDGGPLTILVVDDSPTVRRTVSNLIKDQGWTPILAKDGLDAIETLQRSPVIPDLVLLDIEMPRMDGYEVLGNLRAQPSFRNLPIVMVTSRAGQKHRRKAMDLGATDYVIKPYDDEEMLARIRRLVGNRRATLI, encoded by the coding sequence ATGTCCAACTTTGTCCGCCGAGACGATCTGACCGGATTCCTCCACGAAGCCGACGAGGCGCTCCCTGCCATTCGCCAAGCGGTCGAGGACGCCCTGATCGATCCCGACCAAAGCCATCGCCTTACCGAAGCCCATCGTCTGGCCCATTCGATCCGAGGAGCCGCGGCGATGGTCCGATTGGAGCCGATGGCCCGGCTCCTGAGTATCCAGGAGGAACTCCTGGAGGACTTGATTTACCAGGCTGACTCGCCCTCCGAACAAACCGCTGAACTGCTTTTGACCTGCTTCGAGACCATTGACTCGGCCCTGAGTTTGCTCCGCGACCTGCTGGGTGGACCCGCGGTTGAGGACGACGCGGCTCGCCTTGCCGCCGTGGCCGTTGAAAGCCTCGAACCGCTCACCCGCTCGATCGACGCCCGCTACCTGCCTTATCGGGCCGACCATCCCAAAGTCTTCTCCTCGCCCACCTTGCTCGACGAGGAATCCGACCGGGACGAGGAGATGGACACTCCAGCCCAAGACTTCGACTCGTTCTCGTTTGAGCCATCCGACAAATCTGAATCCGACCAACTCAACCAGTCCGATCCCGATTCAATCGACCTGGCGGATCGGGTCGCCCACCTGGGACTCGACCCCGCCGAAGGGTTGCTCAACGACCCCCTGGCGCTGGTTCAAGCCCTCGATCGTCTCGATCCCGTCGTGCTGGACCGCTTCGACGCCATCGAGCCGGAACTCCGCGAGGTCTTCGCTGAAGAGGCCGAGGATCATCTCCAACAACTTCGCATCAACCTTCAACGGCTTCACCAATCCCGCGACGATCACGAGGCCCAGAAGGCGATTCGCCGTAGCGCCCACACCCTCAAGGGAGCCGCCGGCCTGGTGGGTCTGCACGGCTTCTCGCGGATCGCCAAGCGATTGGAAAACCTAATCGACTACCTGCACGACCATCACTTGGAGCTGCGTCCAGCCACCTTTGCCCTGGTGGAAACCGCTATCAACCTGCTCGAACAACAATGGTCCGGTCAGTTCGAGCCTGAGGCAATGCGTGAGCGTGTCGCCGACCTGTTGGCCCGAATCGACCTGCTTCTCGATCCCCCCGCGCTCTCGCAGGTGTCCGGGACCGCGGCCACGACGCCCGCGCTGAGTCCAATCTCGCCGCCGGTTGCCGAAACGATCGCGGCTTCCTCCCGCTCGCTGTCTGACGAAGTGGCCGCCGCCCTCTGGGACAAGCAATCGAACCTGAACCTGGTGAGGACGACGGACACCCCCACCACCCCGGGCTCCGACTTCGAGGCGATCGACCCCGAATTGCTGCAGGTCTTCGCTCAGGAGGCCGAAGACCACCTCCGTTCCATCGACGACTCGCTCCGCCTGCTGGGCCGTAACCCCGAGGACTTCGAGGCACTGGATGAACTCCGGCGGGCGATTCACACCCTCAAGGGAGCCGCCGGTAGCGTCAAGTTCGGCATCCTGACCCGCCTGACCCACCGGATGGAAGATGTGCTGGATTGGGTGGCGATCCGCGCTCAGCCGATCCGTCCTGAGTTGCATGAGCTTCTGCAACGCACGATGGACGTGATCACTGAGTTGATCGAACATCCCCAACCGACCACCACAGCCTCCGTACCCGCGCTGCTCTCGCGCTATGACGACCTGCTGGCGCGGGCGCGGGCGGAAGTGGTTTCCGAACCCGGCTTTCCCATCGACCCGCCCATCCACACCACGCCATTGTCGGTGCCCACGGTCGATCCCCAATCGCTGTCTGGTCTGTTGCAACACGGCGCGACGTCCGGCCCGTTGTCCGAAGCGCTCGGGGCACCCTCGGGTTCGTTTGGTTCGAGGTCGGGGGCCACTCCTTCATTCTCCTCCCCCCCTCTCCCTGTCGGCGGACCTTCGGGAGCATCTCTCCCACCGTCTCCGATGGAATCGCTCGGTGCCGAGACCAGCTCGGGCGAGTTCGCCAGTCATGCTGGCTCGGGCGAGTTCGCCGGTTACCCGGGTTCGGGCGAGTTCCCAGTCTCCCCACTGCCTCATCTCCCCGCGTCCACTCCCGAGGACGCAGTCCCGGCGGCGTCCTCCCCGGCGACCTCAGAAATCCCGGAATCGATTCGGTTGCTCTTCCCGCCGGTTCCGCTCGACGACATCGACAAGATTCCGCCCGAATTGCTGGAAGTCTTCGCCCAGGAAGCCGAAGACCACCTCCGCGCGATCTACTCGGCGCTGGCGATCCTGGAACGCAACCCCAGTCAAATCGAGGCGTTCCGGGAAATTCGCCGCAGCGTCCACACCCTCAAAGGGTCCGCCGGCCTAGTCAAGCTCAATGGCTTGACCCAAATGGCCCACCAGATGGAACATCTGCTCGATCGCCTGGGGGACCATCCCGGCGAAATCGGACCCGACCTCCACGCAGTTCTCATCGACGCAACCGATGTTCTGCTGGACATGTCAATTGGCCAGTACGACCACGAGGTGATGCGGGCGGCGATCGAGAAGGTTCAAAGGGAACTGGCTCAGCAACTTATTCAAGTCCAAGCGCGTCATTTGAGTCAATCCTCAACCGGCTCCTCGGTGGTCTCAAGAGCGTCTTCGGGTTTGGAGGCCGACTCGATCGATTGGTCGGCCGAGTTTGGTGCCCTCGCCGACCCGGCCATCTCCGCGCCGACGCCAACCGACCCGGTGGGGGCAGTCCCAGTCGCAACGGCAACGTCTCCCGCGGCGGGAGTGGGACCACGGGTCTCCGGGGAACCCAGCCGCAAGCCCAGCGAAATGCTCCGCGTCCCCCTGGAACGGATCGACGACCTGGTGCGCCTGGTCAGCGAATTGGTGATCAACCGAACCGCTTATGAGCAACGCATGGCCGACCTGAGCCGCATGGCCGAGGAAATCCAGGCCAGCGTCGATCGCCTGCGGGTCATCTCCAACGACCTGGAGACCCAGTACGAGGTCTCCGCGCTGGCACGGGGACGGCTAACCTGGTTGGCCGACCCGACCGGATCGCCGTCTGCCAACCCCACGCCGGCAGTCAACGGCCAAGCGTCGGGTTCTCCCAACGGCACCCCATCCACTCACAGCGCGGCGCGGTCGGAGACCGCCGAGGTCTTCGACTTCCTGGCGTCGCGGCGTCGGGGCGAGTTCGACGAACTGGAGATGGACCGCTACACCCAATTCCACCTGCTGACCCGCTCGCTCTCGGAAGTCTCCAGCGACTTGAACACCCTGGCTGGCGACCTCTTCGGCCTCATCAGCGACTTCGGCGGTTTGGCGACTCGCCAAGGTCGTCTTACCCGTGAGATCCAAGATAAGCTCATGCGGGTGCGAATGGTTCCCCTAGGCACGCTCAACAACCAGTTGCAGCGAACCGTTCGCAGCGTCGCCGAACAAATGGGCAAGAAGGTGGATTTGATCCTGGAGGGGGAGCAGATCGAACTAGAGAAAACGGTGCTGGAGGAGATGGTCGAACCGTTCCTGCACCTGCTGCGCAACGCCGTCGATCATGGGGTGGAAACGCCAGCAGTCCGCCGCGAACGGGGCAAGCCCGAACGCGCTCGCATCGAAGTCCGCGCCTCGTATCAAGGAACCCAAGTGGTCCTTCAAGTCCGCGACGACGGCAACGGGATCGATCCCCAGGCCCTTCGCGCCGCGGCGGTGAGAAACGGGCTGCTTTCCACCGCGGAAGCCGAGGCGCTGAGCCGCGACGAGGCGCTGCAACTCATCTTCGTGCCGGGCATCTCCACCGCCCGCGAAGTCAGCGAGATTTCGGGACGGGGAGTGGGCATGGATGTGGTCAAGACCAAGATCCTCCGGCTCAAGGGAACGTTGACCCTGGAATCCACCCTGGGCCAGGGCACGACCTTCACCATTCGCCTGCCCATGTCGCTGGCGATCACTCGCGCTCTGCTGGTGGAGGCCGGGGATCGTCTCTACGCCATCCCGGTGCAGTCGATCACCCAGCTGTCACGGATCGACCGGGACCGCATTCAACAGGTGGGGCGGGAGCGTTTTATCCGTCTGGGCGAGCGTCTGTTGCCCCTGGTTCGGTTGGCCGACGTCCTGGACCTGCCCGCCACCCCGGCCGAGTCCACCGAACCCAACGTGCCGATCGTGGTCGTGGGGCTAGGCGGACGGTTCGTAGCCGTGGCGGTCGATCAATTGGTGGCCAACCGGGAAATCGTGGTCAAGACCCTGGGCAACCATCTCCGACGGGTGCACGGCCTCATCGGGGCGACCCTGATGGGGGATGGCACCGTGGTGCCGATCCTCAACCTCGTCGAACTCATCCAGGAACCCGGCCGGGTTGATCTAGCGCGAAAGGTCGGGCCGGTCGCCTCCTCCTCCACCTCGCCAGCGACGGCTCCATCGTCCGCAGCCGAGGCGGTCGCCACCGCCCTTCCCAGCGCTGCCCCCCTGGTGCCGCCCACCAAGAGCGCGGAGGGGTCACTCTCGACTCGGGGCTCCAAGAAGCTCGGTTCCCGCAACCGGGACGGAGGTCCGCTAACGATCCTGGTGGTGGACGACTCGCCTACCGTGCGCCGCACCGTCTCCAACCTGATCAAAGACCAGGGCTGGACCCCCATCCTCGCCAAGGATGGTCTGGACGCCATCGAGACGCTGCAACGCTCCCCCGTCATCCCCGACCTCGTGCTGTTGGATATCGAAATGCCCCGGATGGACGGCTACGAAGTGCTCGGCAACCTCCGTGCCCAACCGTCGTTCCGGAACCTGCCGATTGTGATGGTGACCTCGCGGGCCGGCCAAAAACACCGCCGCAAAGCGATGGACCTAGGAGCGACCGACTACGTGATCAAACCCTACGACGACGAGGAGATGCTGGCCCGAATTCGCCGACTCGTCGGCAATCGTCGCGCGACCCTCATTTGA
- a CDS encoding chemotaxis protein CheW, whose product MSDPPSALGSIRQRERQSDQTGWDHPHESRVPLTTTSPSRPATVALARCVAGGRSLALEMTAVASVQRSSRMKRAKVPPGSGALGVLEESGGPTVPVFSLADLLCFDHSDNARLSSGSRARGRHILVLRGAEGLWAVLTDTVSRVVAVPDQALMTLPSPVFGSGTPPIKALVPTSVLRESPHALASVWRDAENRPEREESDPTPAGEADGEIDAFVPLLAPGRLRPINGVIRSLVKTGQGWNDAFDEEGLLPARIGPARATVADAPILGGGHSKRVLFFPIEEFQADGRSDASSGVIVSVSQVIAVLDDAPMLVIPLAPGDAPGVIAWRQRPIPLIDLAARLGLAPSLINPARRNQLAGRALPFRRLAETRDERRSLAVVRNTLGQLFAFPTRPGIRTITLPVPCRPVGLDPHIRSDLLRGAFQWNDQLWLVPDLDRIR is encoded by the coding sequence ATGAGCGACCCACCATCGGCGTTGGGATCGATTCGCCAGCGGGAACGTCAGAGCGACCAAACCGGGTGGGACCACCCCCACGAGTCCCGAGTTCCGCTGACCACCACCAGTCCAAGCCGACCGGCCACGGTCGCGCTGGCGCGGTGCGTCGCGGGTGGGCGTTCGTTGGCCCTGGAGATGACCGCCGTTGCCAGCGTCCAGCGCTCCAGTCGGATGAAGCGCGCTAAGGTGCCACCCGGCAGTGGCGCATTGGGCGTATTGGAGGAATCGGGCGGCCCAACCGTGCCAGTGTTCTCGCTGGCCGATTTGCTATGTTTCGATCACAGCGACAACGCGCGGCTCTCCAGCGGTTCCCGCGCCCGTGGCCGTCACATTCTGGTGCTTCGTGGAGCCGAAGGGCTCTGGGCCGTGCTGACCGACACCGTCTCGCGGGTGGTGGCAGTCCCCGATCAGGCGTTGATGACCCTGCCAAGCCCCGTGTTCGGCTCGGGCACGCCGCCAATCAAGGCGCTGGTGCCCACCTCGGTGTTGAGGGAATCGCCCCACGCCCTGGCTTCAGTGTGGCGCGACGCCGAAAACCGTCCTGAGCGCGAGGAGTCCGATCCCACGCCCGCAGGTGAGGCCGACGGTGAGATCGACGCCTTCGTGCCCCTCTTGGCTCCCGGCCGCCTGCGTCCAATCAACGGGGTGATTCGCTCGCTGGTCAAAACAGGCCAGGGGTGGAACGACGCCTTCGACGAGGAAGGACTCCTGCCAGCCCGAATCGGTCCCGCGCGTGCCACAGTCGCCGATGCCCCCATCCTGGGCGGCGGACACTCCAAGCGCGTCCTGTTCTTTCCCATCGAGGAATTCCAGGCCGATGGTCGTTCGGACGCCTCCTCGGGGGTGATCGTCAGCGTCTCCCAGGTCATCGCGGTGCTGGACGACGCCCCGATGCTGGTGATCCCCCTGGCACCCGGCGACGCCCCCGGCGTGATCGCCTGGCGTCAACGACCCATCCCCCTCATCGACCTGGCCGCCCGGCTGGGTCTGGCCCCCTCGTTGATCAACCCCGCCCGACGCAACCAACTGGCCGGCCGCGCTCTGCCGTTCCGCCGCCTCGCCGAAACCCGTGACGAGCGCCGGAGCCTGGCGGTGGTCCGCAACACCCTAGGCCAACTCTTCGCCTTCCCCACCCGTCCCGGCATCCGCACCATCACCCTGCCAGTCCCCTGTCGCCCTGTTGGACTCGACCCCCACATTCGATCCGACCTGCTGCGTGGCGCATTTCAGTGGAACGACCAACTTTGGCTGGTCCCTGACCTCGACCGCATCCGCTAA
- a CDS encoding glycosyltransferase produces MHILFVHQNYPAQFGHIARYLVKRHGFRCSFLSNKPAGLVDGIQRYQYTPIGGATKTTHYCVRTFENAVAHAHGVHAACRQFPGLKPDLIVGHSGFGSTLFLRELFDCPILNYFEYFYHPHGSDLDFRPEFLPREIDFLRSYCRNAMILLDLNNCDRGYSPTVWQRSLFPPEYLDKIEVIFDGVDRAIWSRVENPQRVVAGEAIPNGVKIVTYVSRGFEAMRGFDIFMKAAKRIAQRDPDVLFIVVGSDRVSYGGDLKYIQEKSFREHVLKQDDYDLSRFRFVGTVPPQELARIFSLSDAHIYLTVPFVLSWSLFDALACGATVIASDTPPVRELIEHNRTGLLAPFHDDEAIAEATLAVLRDPRGHRHLARAGMELIEEKYTLDRCLPRLLDLYQRVAQSR; encoded by the coding sequence ATGCACATCCTTTTCGTTCATCAGAACTACCCGGCCCAGTTCGGCCACATCGCCCGATATCTGGTCAAACGGCACGGGTTTCGGTGTTCGTTCCTCTCCAACAAACCGGCGGGCTTGGTGGACGGCATCCAACGCTACCAGTACACCCCAATCGGCGGAGCCACCAAAACAACCCATTATTGTGTGCGAACCTTTGAAAACGCGGTGGCCCACGCCCACGGGGTCCACGCCGCCTGCCGCCAGTTCCCCGGCCTCAAACCCGACCTCATCGTGGGCCATTCCGGCTTCGGCTCGACCCTCTTCCTGCGAGAGTTGTTCGATTGCCCCATTCTCAACTATTTTGAATATTTTTACCACCCCCACGGTTCCGACCTCGATTTCCGTCCCGAGTTCCTGCCCCGCGAGATCGACTTTTTGCGGTCCTACTGCCGCAACGCCATGATCCTGCTCGACCTCAACAACTGCGACCGCGGCTACAGCCCAACCGTATGGCAGCGAAGTCTGTTCCCCCCCGAATATCTCGACAAGATCGAAGTCATCTTCGACGGAGTCGATCGCGCCATCTGGTCGCGGGTCGAGAACCCTCAACGAGTCGTCGCGGGCGAGGCGATCCCCAACGGCGTCAAGATCGTCACCTACGTCTCCCGCGGCTTCGAGGCGATGCGCGGCTTTGACATCTTTATGAAGGCCGCCAAGCGGATCGCCCAACGCGACCCCGACGTGTTGTTCATCGTGGTCGGTTCCGATCGGGTCTCCTACGGCGGTGACCTCAAGTACATCCAAGAGAAGTCATTCCGTGAACACGTTCTCAAGCAAGATGATTATGACCTCTCACGATTTCGGTTCGTCGGTACCGTGCCGCCCCAGGAGCTGGCCCGCATCTTCTCGCTGAGCGACGCGCACATTTATTTGACTGTTCCATTCGTGCTGTCATGGTCGCTGTTCGACGCGCTGGCCTGCGGCGCGACGGTGATCGCCTCCGACACCCCGCCGGTGCGGGAATTGATCGAACACAACCGCACCGGGTTGCTGGCACCCTTCCACGATGACGAGGCGATCGCCGAGGCGACCTTGGCGGTGTTGCGCGATCCCCGGGGTCATCGTCACTTGGCGCGGGCGGGCATGGAACTCATCGAGGAAAAGTACACCCTGGATCGCTGCCTGCCGCGGCTGCTCGACCTTTATCAACGGGTGGCTCAGTCGAGATGA